From one Dyella sp. 2HG41-7 genomic stretch:
- the dapE gene encoding succinyl-diaminopimelate desuccinylase — protein MSDVFDLTVDLISRRSITPEDAGCLPVIGARLARLGFRIEHLRYGDVDNFWATHGANNEPGQGPLLIFLGHTDVVPSGPEESWTSPPFEPDVRDGRLYGRGAADMKGSVAAMAVAVERFVTTHPDHPGRVGLLLTSDEEGPTNLDGVRRIAAYLREIGEHIDWCVVGEPSSKEKLGDLIRVGRRGSLSGTLTVRGVQGHVAYPEKALNPIHAFAPALTELAAERWDTGNDDFPPTSFQVSNLNAGTGATNVIPGSLTALINFRYSTASTAMDLRQRAEAILAKHGLDYSVEWNLSGEPFLSPSGGRLRDTVVAVCRELCGTEPEQSTGGGTSDGRFIAPMGAEVVELGPVNATIHKVDECIDVAELERLPDLYLTICERMLLRNLC, from the coding sequence ATGTCCGATGTATTCGATTTGACCGTTGATCTCATCAGTCGCCGCTCCATCACGCCGGAAGACGCGGGTTGTTTGCCCGTCATCGGCGCACGGCTCGCGCGTCTCGGTTTTCGCATCGAGCATCTTCGCTATGGTGACGTCGACAATTTCTGGGCGACGCATGGTGCGAACAACGAGCCGGGGCAGGGGCCGCTGTTGATTTTTCTTGGGCACACCGATGTAGTGCCTAGCGGGCCGGAAGAGAGCTGGACCAGCCCGCCGTTCGAGCCGGACGTGCGCGATGGCCGTCTATACGGCCGTGGCGCGGCGGATATGAAGGGCTCGGTCGCGGCGATGGCGGTGGCGGTGGAGCGTTTCGTTACGACGCATCCCGATCATCCTGGCCGCGTCGGCTTGCTGCTCACCAGCGACGAAGAAGGCCCCACCAATCTCGATGGGGTGCGGCGCATCGCGGCTTATCTCCGCGAAATCGGTGAGCACATCGACTGGTGCGTCGTTGGCGAGCCCTCGTCCAAGGAAAAACTTGGCGATTTGATTCGCGTTGGACGGCGCGGCTCGTTGTCGGGAACGCTGACGGTACGAGGCGTGCAGGGGCACGTGGCGTATCCGGAGAAGGCGCTCAATCCTATTCATGCATTCGCGCCGGCCTTGACCGAACTGGCGGCCGAGCGCTGGGATACCGGCAACGACGATTTTCCGCCCACGTCGTTTCAGGTTTCCAATCTCAATGCCGGTACCGGCGCGACCAATGTCATTCCCGGTTCGCTCACGGCGCTGATCAATTTCCGTTACAGCACCGCCAGCACGGCAATGGATTTGCGCCAGCGCGCAGAAGCCATTCTCGCCAAGCACGGCTTGGATTACAGCGTCGAGTGGAATCTTTCCGGCGAACCGTTTTTGTCGCCCTCGGGCGGTCGCTTGCGCGACACGGTGGTGGCGGTGTGTCGTGAGTTGTGCGGCACCGAGCCAGAACAAAGCACCGGCGGCGGTACATCCGACGGCCGATTTATCGCGCCGATGGGGGCTGAAGTGGTGGAGCTCGGGCCGGTGAACGCCACGATCCACAAAGTTGACGAATGCATCGACGTGGCGGAGCTAGAACGACTGCCGGATCTGTATCTGACGATCTGCGAACGAATGTTGCTGCGAAATCTTTGCTAA
- a CDS encoding Spx/MgsR family RNA polymerase-binding regulatory protein, which produces MTDNAITLYGLPNCDTCRKARNWLGRFDVAHEFVDYRANPVPSATLKAWAQELGGWDKLVNKSSTTWRNLLPQRKNPGTDPEWTLLLKEHPALIRRPVVVQATGAVSVGFTDNGFKKLFGR; this is translated from the coding sequence ATGACCGACAACGCGATCACCCTCTACGGTTTACCCAACTGCGATACGTGCAGAAAGGCGCGCAACTGGTTGGGCCGTTTCGACGTGGCGCACGAATTTGTCGACTACCGCGCCAATCCGGTGCCGTCGGCGACGTTGAAAGCGTGGGCGCAGGAACTCGGCGGGTGGGACAAGCTGGTCAATAAATCGAGCACGACGTGGCGCAATTTGTTGCCTCAACGCAAGAACCCCGGCACCGATCCGGAGTGGACGTTGCTGTTGAAGGAACACCCGGCGCTAATTCGTCGGCCGGTGGTCGTGCAAGCAACGGGCGCGGTGAGCGTGGGCTTCACCGACAATGGTTTCAAGAAACTGTTCGGTCGCTGA
- the dapD gene encoding 2,3,4,5-tetrahydropyridine-2,6-dicarboxylate N-succinyltransferase: MQSIEALINDAFERRNDISQSEIETHLRPALSQVMELLESGEQRVAAPDGKGGWVVNQWLKKAVLLYFRINGNRVVDGGPAMAFDKVPLRFAHGNDVELETLGARVVPGALVRRGAHIAKDAVLMPSYVNIGAYVGAGTMVDTWATVGSCAQIGAGVHLSGGVGIGGVLEPLQANPTIIEDNCFIGARSEVVEGVVVERGSVIGMGVFLGQSTRIYNRATGEVSYGRVPAGSVVVAGNLPAKDGSHSLYAAIIVKQVDEKTRSKTGINELLRSGE, encoded by the coding sequence ATGCAGTCCATCGAAGCCCTTATCAACGACGCCTTTGAGCGCCGCAACGACATCAGCCAGAGCGAAATCGAAACCCATCTGCGCCCGGCGCTGAGCCAGGTGATGGAGCTGCTGGAGTCGGGCGAGCAACGTGTCGCCGCGCCGGATGGAAAAGGCGGCTGGGTGGTCAATCAGTGGCTGAAGAAGGCGGTGCTGCTGTATTTCCGTATCAACGGCAATCGCGTGGTAGACGGCGGCCCCGCCATGGCGTTCGACAAAGTGCCCTTGCGTTTCGCGCACGGCAACGACGTGGAGCTGGAGACGCTCGGCGCGCGCGTGGTGCCCGGCGCGCTGGTGCGTCGCGGCGCGCATATCGCCAAAGATGCGGTGCTCATGCCCAGCTACGTGAACATCGGCGCGTACGTCGGTGCAGGCACCATGGTCGATACTTGGGCGACGGTCGGCTCGTGCGCGCAAATCGGCGCAGGCGTGCATCTTTCCGGTGGCGTTGGCATCGGCGGCGTGTTGGAACCGCTGCAGGCCAATCCCACCATCATCGAAGACAACTGCTTTATCGGCGCGCGTTCGGAAGTGGTCGAAGGCGTGGTGGTGGAGCGGGGCAGCGTGATCGGCATGGGCGTGTTTCTCGGCCAATCCACGCGCATTTACAACCGCGCCACCGGCGAAGTCAGCTATGGACGCGTGCCGGCCGGCAGCGTAGTCGTCGCTGGCAATCTGCCGGCGAAAGACGGCAGTCACAGCTTGTACGCGGCGATTATCGTCAAACAGGTGGACGAGAAAACGCGTAGCAAGACGGGCATCAACGAGCTTTTGCGCAGCGGCGAGTAA
- a CDS encoding PepSY domain-containing protein encodes MSASHTFLKVSRQIHLYVGVFIAPALLFFALTGGLQVFGLHESSRGSDYKPPAWLAMAAQVHKKQTTVMPMRKPRPAEGDNHAPAANNAAPAQIANPVASQPNKPDESPMPSRHPLPLKIFFGFVSFGLFVSTLIGIYMAYRFSRKRRLITLTLVVGAVLPIVLALI; translated from the coding sequence ATGTCCGCGTCTCACACCTTCCTCAAAGTTTCTCGACAGATTCATTTGTACGTCGGCGTTTTCATCGCGCCCGCTTTATTGTTTTTCGCGCTGACCGGCGGCCTGCAGGTTTTTGGACTGCATGAATCGTCGCGCGGCAGCGACTACAAGCCGCCCGCGTGGTTGGCGATGGCGGCGCAAGTACACAAAAAGCAGACGACCGTTATGCCGATGCGTAAGCCGCGTCCGGCGGAGGGTGACAACCACGCGCCCGCGGCGAACAACGCGGCGCCCGCGCAGATCGCGAATCCCGTGGCATCGCAGCCCAACAAACCGGATGAATCACCGATGCCTTCGCGACATCCGCTGCCTTTGAAGATCTTCTTCGGCTTCGTCTCGTTCGGACTGTTCGTGTCCACGCTGATCGGCATCTACATGGCCTATCGCTTCTCGCGCAAACGCCGTTTGATCACTCTGACGCTGGTGGTGGGTGCCGTGCTGCCTATCGTACTTGCGCTAATTTGA
- the glnD gene encoding [protein-PII] uridylyltransferase yields the protein MTPSAVTLPPLPRLPIAVPRSGVSTEARIALRQLLGDLDRSIATAFRDGANGTDLARRRSDSVTRIVAHVWFACLGEVNDAALFAIGGFGRGLLFPYSDIDLLALVQHADASRLRALEQCFATLWDIGLKVGHAVRDPAQCRTLAASDASVFTSLLDARRLAGDSSLDASLRVIVDAPDMWPPRAYLQARLAERDARHARFDDTAYNLEPNLKDGPGGMRTLDSLRWIGMRLAHAPDFPDMVTEGLLDPAECDTLLQAEATLRRYRFALHLEAGRAEERLLFDYQRAMASRLGFEDEHEKNLGVEQFMQGYYRAASQIERLGMQIAERFEEMLEPPSDAKSVGADFVRYGARMAINDPNLFTRRPAALVDIFMARLDEKGVIGFTADTMRRIHQATATMGTQLADDPHVLASFLRLLRRGAPAVDALWRMNRHGLLAAILPAFGKVFGRMQYDLFHVYTVDEHTLRVLRNVARFDDPATQAEFPLGCEVWSSLPKPEVLLLAALFHDIAKGRGGDHSVLGEEDARAFGKKLKLPEDDIERIAWLVRWHLLMSTTAQRQDITDPDVVHRFAELVGGRERLGQLYLLTISDIIGTSPRLWNAWKDRLLADLYTATRYALRRDAKPSPGAATRAQTCREEAMTMLIAEGHEPQAVAQVWDTFPMVSFLRHRPEQVAWQTSEILRGDGKLPLIAVNPLSVRGSTELFVYAPDRDGLFANVTAMLDRLHFSVMEARVLSSPDGKAMDTFLLLEADTQKPAGAERAEELQQRLHRALSQSAPIMPPRRSISRHLKHFQMTPRIDFKQSSGRTQMALVCSDRPGLLAAVTQVLMACEVRVHDARIATFGERVEDFFQLTDRRNAPLSETQQQRLWQALVERIGPQSLTA from the coding sequence ATGACGCCGTCCGCCGTTACCCTCCCACCTTTACCGCGCCTGCCGATCGCCGTACCGCGCTCGGGCGTTTCCACCGAAGCGCGCATCGCGCTACGCCAACTGCTGGGCGATCTCGATCGCAGCATCGCCACCGCGTTCCGCGATGGCGCCAACGGGACAGATTTGGCGCGCAGACGCAGCGATTCCGTCACGCGCATCGTGGCGCATGTGTGGTTCGCGTGCCTGGGCGAGGTCAACGATGCGGCGCTATTCGCCATCGGCGGATTTGGACGCGGCTTGCTGTTTCCCTATTCGGATATCGATTTGCTCGCGCTCGTGCAGCATGCCGATGCATCGCGTTTGCGCGCGCTCGAACAATGTTTCGCCACGCTGTGGGATATCGGCCTCAAAGTTGGCCACGCCGTGCGCGATCCGGCGCAGTGCCGCACGCTGGCCGCATCGGATGCGAGCGTGTTTACCAGTCTGCTGGATGCGCGGCGCCTCGCGGGCGATTCGTCGCTCGATGCGAGCCTTCGCGTCATCGTCGACGCGCCGGATATGTGGCCGCCGCGCGCCTATCTTCAAGCGCGTTTGGCCGAGCGCGACGCGCGTCACGCGCGTTTCGACGACACCGCGTACAACCTCGAGCCCAATCTGAAAGATGGCCCGGGCGGCATGCGCACGCTCGACTCGTTGCGCTGGATCGGCATGCGCTTGGCGCACGCGCCGGATTTTCCCGACATGGTGACCGAAGGGCTGCTCGATCCGGCCGAATGCGACACCTTGTTGCAAGCGGAGGCGACGTTGCGTCGTTATCGCTTCGCCTTGCATCTGGAAGCAGGACGCGCGGAAGAACGATTGTTGTTCGATTATCAGCGTGCCATGGCGTCGCGACTCGGATTCGAAGACGAGCACGAAAAAAATCTCGGCGTCGAACAGTTCATGCAAGGCTATTACCGCGCCGCCAGCCAAATCGAACGACTGGGCATGCAAATCGCCGAACGTTTCGAAGAAATGCTCGAGCCGCCGAGCGATGCGAAATCGGTAGGCGCCGATTTCGTTCGCTACGGCGCGCGCATGGCGATCAACGATCCGAATCTGTTTACACGTCGTCCCGCTGCGCTCGTCGATATTTTTATGGCGCGGCTCGACGAAAAAGGCGTGATCGGATTTACCGCCGACACCATGCGTCGCATCCATCAAGCCACCGCGACGATGGGTACGCAGCTTGCGGACGATCCGCACGTGCTCGCTTCGTTTCTGCGATTGCTGCGACGTGGCGCACCCGCGGTGGACGCGTTGTGGCGCATGAATCGGCACGGTTTGCTCGCTGCGATTCTGCCAGCGTTCGGCAAAGTTTTCGGCCGCATGCAATACGACCTGTTCCACGTCTACACCGTGGACGAACATACTTTGCGCGTGCTGCGCAATGTCGCGCGTTTCGACGATCCGGCCACGCAAGCGGAATTTCCGCTCGGCTGCGAAGTCTGGTCGAGCTTGCCCAAGCCCGAAGTGCTGCTGTTGGCGGCGCTGTTTCACGACATCGCCAAAGGTCGCGGCGGCGATCATTCCGTGCTGGGCGAAGAAGACGCGCGCGCATTCGGCAAAAAATTGAAGTTGCCGGAGGACGACATCGAGCGCATCGCGTGGCTGGTGCGCTGGCATCTGTTGATGAGCACCACGGCGCAGAGGCAAGACATCACCGATCCCGATGTCGTGCATCGATTCGCGGAACTTGTCGGCGGCCGAGAGCGTTTGGGTCAGCTTTACCTGCTCACCATCTCCGACATCATCGGCACCAGCCCGCGTTTGTGGAATGCATGGAAAGATCGCCTGCTGGCCGATCTGTACACAGCCACACGCTACGCCTTGCGCCGCGATGCCAAGCCATCGCCCGGCGCCGCCACACGTGCGCAAACCTGTCGCGAAGAAGCGATGACCATGCTGATCGCCGAAGGCCATGAACCGCAGGCGGTCGCGCAGGTTTGGGATACGTTCCCGATGGTGAGTTTCCTGCGTCATCGCCCCGAACAAGTGGCGTGGCAAACCTCCGAAATCTTGCGCGGGGACGGCAAGCTGCCGCTGATCGCCGTCAATCCGCTATCGGTGCGCGGCAGCACCGAGTTGTTTGTCTATGCGCCGGATCGCGACGGTCTTTTTGCGAATGTCACCGCAATGCTCGATCGCCTGCATTTTTCGGTGATGGAAGCACGCGTGCTCAGCTCGCCGGATGGCAAGGCGATGGACACCTTCCTGCTGCTGGAAGCCGATACGCAAAAACCTGCGGGCGCGGAGCGCGCGGAAGAGCTTCAGCAGCGCTTGCATCGCGCACTGTCGCAATCCGCGCCCATCATGCCGCCACGGCGCAGCATATCGCGGCATCTGAAGCATTTTCAGATGACACCGCGGATCGACTTCAAGCAATCCAGCGGCCGCACGCAAATGGCCCTGGTTTGCAGCGATCGTCCAGGTCTGCTCGCGGCCGTGACGCAGGTGTTAATGGCCTGCGAGGTGCGCGTGCACGATGCCCGCATCGCGACCTTCGGCGAGCGCGTGGAAGACTTCTTCCAACTTACCGACCGCCGCAATGCGCCTTTGAGCGAGACACAGCAACAGCGTTTGTGGCAGGCTTTGGTCGAGCGGATCGGACCACAGAGCTTAACTGCATAG
- the map gene encoding type I methionyl aminopeptidase, whose protein sequence is MAITLKTAQDLEGMREAGRLAAEVLAMLKEHVKPGVTTEDLDRLAYEHIVNVQKAVPANVGYHGFPKTLCTSVNHVICHGIPSPSKVLKDGDIINLDVTVIKDGWHGDTSRMYFVGTPAVLAKRLVDTTYDAMMRGIQAVRPGATLGDVGHAIQKHAEAAGFSVVREYCGHGIGKVYHDEPQVLHYGKPGTGVVLQKGMTFTVEPMINAGKPQTKQLPDGWTVVTKDHSLSAQWEHTIAVTDDGFEILTVWPDA, encoded by the coding sequence ATGGCCATTACCCTCAAAACCGCCCAAGACCTTGAAGGCATGCGCGAAGCCGGCCGCCTGGCCGCCGAAGTGCTGGCCATGCTCAAGGAGCACGTGAAGCCGGGCGTCACCACCGAGGACCTGGATCGGCTGGCGTACGAGCATATCGTCAACGTACAGAAGGCTGTGCCTGCCAACGTGGGGTATCACGGGTTCCCCAAGACCTTATGCACCTCGGTCAATCACGTCATCTGCCACGGCATCCCCAGCCCTAGCAAGGTGCTGAAGGACGGCGACATCATCAATCTGGACGTCACCGTCATCAAAGACGGCTGGCACGGCGACACCAGCCGCATGTATTTCGTCGGCACGCCGGCCGTGCTGGCCAAGCGCCTGGTCGATACCACCTACGACGCGATGATGCGCGGGATTCAGGCCGTGCGCCCTGGCGCCACGCTGGGCGACGTGGGGCATGCGATTCAGAAGCATGCCGAAGCCGCGGGTTTTTCCGTGGTGCGCGAGTACTGCGGTCACGGTATCGGCAAGGTCTATCACGACGAGCCGCAAGTTCTGCACTACGGCAAGCCGGGAACCGGCGTCGTGTTGCAGAAGGGCATGACGTTTACGGTCGAGCCGATGATCAACGCCGGCAAACCGCAAACCAAGCAGTTGCCGGATGGCTGGACGGTGGTGACCAAAGATCACTCGCTGTCGGCGCAATGGGAGCACACCATTGCCGTGACGGACGATGGTTTTGAGATTCTCACAGTCTGGCCGGATGCGTGA